One Desulfovibrio aminophilus genomic region harbors:
- a CDS encoding type II toxin-antitoxin system HipA family toxin produces the protein MSRGKFTPIRTLTVGIRFGAGEVPVGRLAWIDRRILFEFDKAFPVEKLNPSPFKLQPAPGTSVIPGPERLFEGLHGVFNDSLPDGWGRLLMDRKLREAGIQPADLTPLDRLAWVADRGMGALVYHPEHSALGQPPEGNALDLDQLALDARLVLEDDTHVVIDHLLRVGGSPGGARPKALLGRSPDGGRLVHGEEDLPEGYEHWLVKFGAREDPPDMGAMEQAYADMAREAGVVMPETALFPSERGPGYFGMKRFDRGPGGARVHMLSLSGLLDADNRIPSVGYVELLKATRFLTRRQNEVEQVFTRMVFNVFAHNRDDHPRNHSFLMNEAGEWSVSPAYDVVFSSGPGGEHALAVGQEGRAPGEKDILAVADATGVSRKTAKACIERVRAATAQWQRHADLHGVSPEMKAAVTERLAQ, from the coding sequence ATGAGCCGAGGGAAGTTCACTCCGATCCGCACGTTGACTGTAGGGATTCGTTTTGGGGCCGGCGAGGTCCCGGTCGGGCGGCTTGCGTGGATCGATCGGCGAATCCTGTTCGAATTCGACAAGGCGTTCCCGGTTGAGAAATTGAACCCCTCGCCGTTCAAGCTGCAACCCGCGCCAGGAACAAGCGTCATCCCCGGGCCCGAGCGTCTGTTCGAGGGGCTGCACGGGGTGTTCAACGACAGCCTGCCCGATGGCTGGGGGCGGTTGCTCATGGACCGCAAGCTCCGCGAGGCCGGTATCCAGCCAGCCGATCTGACGCCGCTGGATCGGCTGGCCTGGGTCGCAGATCGTGGCATGGGGGCCTTGGTCTACCATCCCGAGCATTCCGCCCTGGGGCAGCCCCCCGAGGGCAACGCCCTGGACTTGGACCAGCTGGCCTTGGATGCGCGGCTGGTCCTGGAGGACGACACCCACGTGGTCATCGACCATCTGTTGCGGGTCGGAGGATCGCCCGGCGGCGCGCGCCCCAAGGCCTTGCTGGGCCGGTCTCCCGATGGCGGGCGCCTGGTGCATGGCGAGGAGGATCTGCCGGAAGGCTACGAACATTGGCTGGTCAAGTTCGGTGCGCGCGAGGATCCGCCGGACATGGGCGCCATGGAGCAGGCCTATGCGGACATGGCCAGGGAGGCCGGGGTGGTCATGCCCGAGACCGCCTTGTTCCCGTCCGAACGCGGCCCCGGCTACTTCGGCATGAAGCGATTCGACCGCGGCCCAGGCGGAGCGAGGGTGCACATGCTCTCGTTGAGCGGCCTGCTGGACGCCGACAACCGGATTCCCAGCGTGGGCTATGTGGAACTGCTCAAGGCCACCAGGTTCCTGACCCGCCGGCAGAACGAGGTGGAACAGGTCTTTACCCGCATGGTTTTCAACGTGTTCGCCCATAACCGGGACGATCATCCCCGCAATCACAGCTTTCTCATGAACGAAGCCGGTGAATGGTCCGTGTCGCCGGCATACGACGTGGTCTTTTCCTCGGGGCCTGGCGGGGAGCACGCCCTGGCGGTCGGCCAGGAAGGGAGGGCACCGGGCGAGAAAGACATCCTGGCGGTGGCGGACGCCACTGGGGTTTCTCGAAAGACGGCCAAGGCATGCATTGAAAGGGTGAGGGCGGCCACTGCGCAATGGCAACGACACGCCGATTTGCATGGCGTCAGCCCGGAAATGAA
- a CDS encoding helix-turn-helix transcriptional regulator, with protein MNNNFLSPADICHDLAIRARSARLAANLSQAGLAERAGVSLGSLRRFESSGAASLELVARVALALKAEDGFAALFKPQVYTTLDEALNTSTSRKRGRKK; from the coding sequence ATGAATAATAATTTTCTTTCTCCTGCGGATATCTGCCACGACCTGGCCATCCGGGCTAGATCTGCGCGGTTGGCCGCCAATTTGAGCCAGGCAGGCCTTGCCGAGCGCGCAGGGGTGAGCCTCGGCAGTTTGCGGCGATTCGAGTCTTCGGGAGCGGCCTCGTTGGAGCTGGTGGCCAGGGTAGCCCTGGCGTTGAAGGCCGAGGACGGCTTCGCCGCCCTGTTCAAGCCGCAAGTCTACACCACGCTGGACGAGGCGCTCAATACCTCCACATCCAGGAAGAGGGGCCGCAAAAAATGA
- a CDS encoding helix-turn-helix domain-containing protein, translating to MTSRATMCINILKQIKDAHMQPKEQPAAQEAVARKIRSQPPLAVRQSIRRFGQDLRLARLRRRLPVELVAARARIHRTTLTKVEKGDPSVAIGTYASVLFALGLGTPLASLVESREDQAGLLLEEERLPRRIRRPKAKGGGA from the coding sequence TTGACCAGTAGAGCAACGATGTGTATAAACATCCTTAAACAAATTAAGGATGCGCATATGCAGCCCAAAGAACAGCCTGCGGCTCAAGAGGCCGTCGCCAGGAAAATACGGAGCCAGCCCCCACTGGCTGTCCGGCAGTCCATTCGCCGTTTTGGCCAGGATCTGCGGCTTGCGCGCTTGAGGCGGCGTCTCCCCGTGGAACTCGTCGCGGCCAGGGCGCGCATCCATAGAACCACGCTGACGAAAGTCGAGAAGGGCGACCCGAGTGTGGCCATCGGCACCTACGCCTCCGTTCTTTTCGCGTTGGGGCTGGGTACGCCTTTGGCCTCACTGGTCGAAAGCCGGGAAGATCAGGCAGGTCTGTTGCTCGAAGAGGAGCGCCTGCCGCGTCGCATCCGGCGGCCCAAGGCAAAGGGAGGGGGCGCATGA
- a CDS encoding type II toxin-antitoxin system HipA family toxin has protein sequence MSREILVFINLAGVDHRVGTLWAHAGKGRESATFEYAADWRASPLRFSLDPALAVGEGQFQTPAGRALFGAIGDSAPDTWGRALLRRRENHLAKAEKRAARALLEVDFLLLVDDALRGGALRFKEKADGAFSAHGGQVPPLLRLGDMLAASDRVVAEQETSEDLRLLLEPGASLGGARPKASVLDAEGRLHIAKFPKSGDPYDVPRWEEVVLRLAENAGIRVAKHRLENVAGRHVLLVQRFDRDDAGNRIPYLSAMSMLGAEDGQSRSYFEIVESLYEYGAEPERDTSELWRRMVFNILVSNVDDHLRNHGFLHVGAEGWELAPAFDLEITPADIKNPVNHQTSILPGAVGDASVENALQAAPDFLLSLEEARTVLQEVSTAVGGWRRVAQNVGLGSQEIDRMASAFGHGLPARADQDEGPRP, from the coding sequence ATGAGCCGCGAAATCCTCGTGTTCATCAACCTGGCGGGGGTCGACCATCGGGTGGGCACGCTTTGGGCTCATGCGGGAAAAGGCCGTGAGAGCGCAACGTTCGAATATGCGGCCGACTGGCGGGCGTCGCCGTTGCGCTTCTCGCTCGATCCGGCGCTGGCTGTGGGCGAGGGACAGTTTCAGACGCCGGCCGGCCGGGCCCTGTTCGGGGCCATCGGCGACTCGGCGCCGGACACCTGGGGCCGAGCTCTTTTGCGGCGCAGGGAGAATCACTTGGCCAAGGCGGAAAAACGCGCCGCGCGGGCGCTGCTGGAGGTGGATTTCCTGCTTCTCGTTGACGATGCCTTGCGCGGTGGAGCCTTGAGGTTCAAGGAGAAAGCGGACGGCGCATTTTCAGCTCACGGCGGCCAGGTTCCGCCTTTGCTGCGGCTGGGGGATATGCTGGCCGCCTCCGACAGGGTCGTCGCCGAGCAGGAAACCTCCGAGGATCTTCGTTTGCTGTTGGAGCCGGGCGCTTCCCTGGGCGGCGCCCGTCCCAAGGCATCGGTCCTGGATGCCGAAGGCAGGCTCCATATCGCCAAGTTTCCGAAAAGCGGCGATCCCTATGACGTGCCACGCTGGGAGGAGGTGGTTTTGCGCCTGGCCGAAAACGCCGGCATCCGTGTGGCGAAGCATCGCCTGGAGAACGTCGCGGGGCGTCATGTGCTGCTGGTCCAGCGTTTTGATCGCGACGATGCCGGGAACAGGATCCCCTACCTCTCGGCCATGAGCATGCTGGGGGCCGAGGACGGCCAGTCGAGAAGCTACTTCGAAATCGTCGAAAGCCTCTATGAATACGGCGCGGAGCCTGAGCGGGATACTTCCGAACTCTGGCGGCGCATGGTCTTCAACATCCTCGTCTCGAACGTGGATGATCATCTCCGCAATCATGGATTCCTCCATGTGGGCGCCGAGGGATGGGAACTGGCTCCCGCTTTCGACCTGGAGATCACCCCCGCGGACATCAAGAATCCGGTCAACCACCAGACATCCATCCTGCCGGGCGCCGTTGGCGATGCGTCCGTGGAAAACGCCCTTCAGGCAGCGCCGGATTTTCTCTTGAGCTTGGAGGAAGCCCGGACGGTTCTGCAAGAGGTCTCCACTGCCGTGGGGGGATGGAGGCGGGTCGCACAGAACGTCGGGCTCGGTTCCCAGGAGATCGACCGGATGGCGTCGGCTTTCGGCCACGGCCTGCCTGCGCGCGCGGACCAGGATGAAGGGCCGAGGCCGTAA
- a CDS encoding NYN domain-containing protein: protein MAAKRVCFIVDGGFVRKRFKFLSPSTLFSGPFLLDYCRKHLRQDEELLRVFFYDAEPFSQKLLHPLTDMTIDYSQTTVAKEAHALFESLRKTPHVVLRLGFLTWNRRWKASWDNTVKPILMGTRDLAANPLVPSEKRGIAPELTQKAVDVYLGLDIASISIRKTADVLVILAGDSDIAPVVRCAREEGLQVRLDSLWQNIRPELEQELDEVVTFTCKPALVHPGARPGRLTRDEDGEYPCGTTGPAKP from the coding sequence ATGGCAGCCAAACGAGTCTGCTTCATCGTCGATGGCGGGTTTGTCAGAAAACGCTTCAAATTCCTGTCCCCCTCCACGCTTTTTTCCGGTCCGTTTCTTCTCGACTACTGTCGCAAGCACCTCCGGCAGGATGAAGAGCTGCTCCGCGTCTTTTTTTACGACGCCGAGCCCTTCAGCCAAAAATTGTTGCACCCACTGACGGACATGACGATTGATTACTCCCAAACCACAGTGGCGAAAGAAGCGCATGCCCTGTTTGAGTCCTTGCGGAAGACTCCCCATGTGGTCCTTCGCCTGGGGTTTCTCACTTGGAATAGAAGGTGGAAGGCCTCTTGGGATAATACAGTCAAACCGATCCTCATGGGAACCCGGGATCTTGCGGCGAATCCGCTGGTCCCCTCAGAAAAAAGGGGGATCGCTCCGGAGCTGACCCAGAAGGCCGTGGACGTCTACCTGGGGCTTGATATCGCCAGCATTTCAATCAGGAAGACCGCGGATGTTCTCGTCATTCTGGCCGGTGACTCGGACATCGCCCCGGTGGTTCGTTGTGCGCGTGAGGAAGGGCTTCAGGTCCGGCTTGACTCGCTTTGGCAGAACATCCGTCCTGAGCTGGAGCAGGAATTGGACGAGGTCGTGACCTTTACCTGCAAGCCCGCCTTGGTTCATCCCGGCGCCCGGCCTGGGCGGCTCACCAGGGACGAGGATGGGGAGTATCCCTGCGGGACGACGGGGCCAGCCAAACCCTGA
- a CDS encoding Fic family protein — protein MDSYQDKLKNSLAHLPEGSTPVRARLEQIWADMRVPLLEILPEPPGLPEDADAYLADVDEVYKTDSYHSLSIEGFRVTPELIERVCGGDWDPENREEDRKNRDALAARGYWQAFQKVRESLGSIFAGEPAGTVPRNGFRSWYREMFQPFAQAGKFDAAALAGFRTSQVFISGSRHVPPEWRQVAGAMEGLFSLLEHEEHAGVRATLGHWAVGFIHPYLDGNGRMARFLMNAMLASGGYPWTVIKVEDRQAYMAALEVASVDRDIRPFGEFLAARIRAAMPPEGGPAPS, from the coding sequence ATGGACAGTTATCAAGACAAGCTGAAGAACTCCCTGGCGCACCTGCCCGAGGGCTCGACGCCCGTGCGGGCGCGTCTGGAGCAGATCTGGGCGGACATGAGGGTTCCGCTGCTCGAGATCCTTCCGGAGCCTCCGGGGCTGCCCGAGGATGCCGATGCGTACCTCGCGGACGTCGACGAGGTCTACAAGACGGACTCCTACCACTCGCTTTCCATCGAGGGCTTCCGCGTCACGCCCGAGCTGATCGAGCGGGTCTGCGGTGGTGACTGGGATCCCGAGAACCGGGAAGAGGATCGCAAAAACCGCGACGCCCTGGCCGCCAGGGGCTACTGGCAGGCGTTCCAGAAGGTCCGGGAGTCGCTCGGGTCCATCTTCGCCGGCGAACCGGCCGGAACCGTGCCACGGAATGGCTTCCGCTCCTGGTATCGGGAAATGTTCCAGCCCTTCGCCCAGGCCGGAAAGTTCGACGCCGCGGCCTTGGCGGGCTTCCGGACGAGCCAGGTCTTCATCTCCGGCTCGCGACATGTCCCCCCGGAATGGCGACAGGTGGCCGGGGCCATGGAGGGGCTTTTCAGCCTCCTCGAGCATGAGGAGCACGCCGGCGTCCGCGCCACCCTCGGGCACTGGGCCGTCGGCTTCATCCACCCCTACCTGGACGGCAACGGCCGCATGGCCAGGTTCCTCATGAACGCCATGTTGGCGTCCGGAGGCTATCCCTGGACCGTGATCAAGGTGGAGGATCGGCAAGCGTACATGGCCGCGCTGGAAGTCGCCAGCGTGGACCGGGACATCCGGCCCTTCGGGGAGTTTCTGGCGGCCCGGATCCGGGCCGCCATGCCGCCCGAGGGAGGCCCTGCCCCGAGTTGA
- a CDS encoding antitoxin Xre-like helix-turn-helix domain-containing protein codes for MPLPQPARPAGKYDISPLVDLSDKENRARLSPSALKAFFNILARWNVGEDDGLQLLGGISRGRFYTLKKNPAGVLDQDKLQRVSLLVGIFKALNILHSEQLADAWVSLPNKNRIFAGQTPLQLMVKGGLPSMLVVRRLLDARRGGV; via the coding sequence ATGCCGCTTCCACAGCCTGCCCGGCCTGCCGGCAAGTACGACATCTCTCCCTTGGTGGATCTCTCCGACAAGGAGAACCGCGCCCGGCTGTCGCCCTCGGCCCTCAAGGCCTTCTTCAACATCCTCGCCCGGTGGAATGTAGGCGAGGATGATGGTCTGCAGCTTTTGGGCGGCATCTCCAGGGGGCGGTTCTACACCCTGAAGAAGAACCCCGCTGGCGTCCTGGACCAGGACAAGCTCCAGAGGGTTTCCCTGCTGGTGGGCATCTTCAAGGCCCTCAACATCCTCCATTCGGAGCAGCTGGCGGACGCCTGGGTCAGTCTGCCCAACAAGAACCGGATCTTCGCCGGGCAGACGCCCCTGCAGCTCATGGTCAAGGGCGGCTTGCCCAGCATGCTCGTGGTGCGCAGGCTGCTGGACGCCCGCAGGGGCGGAGTCTGA
- a CDS encoding RES family NAD+ phosphorylase translates to MRAPEITELSVKDTHRLIPAKYLDEDDSVLCRIAEDQKHLEDIFALDHATNDRLAGENNLLPGIGLDELVTNIPGFRIINASFCHAHPQGSRFNGPDRGAWYAGVESDTALAEVMFHREQQYLEIDWSEPDEVVYDDCLANFDTAFHDIRNSEEFKECLNPDSYVASQSLAAVLLDTGSAGIVYPSVRLRGGTCLVCFRPALVNNVRKGTRRTIKWDGKRLFA, encoded by the coding sequence ATGCGTGCGCCGGAGATAACGGAACTATCCGTCAAGGATACGCACCGGCTCATCCCGGCCAAGTATCTGGACGAGGATGACAGCGTCCTGTGCCGGATCGCGGAGGATCAGAAGCACCTGGAGGACATTTTCGCACTGGACCACGCCACCAACGACCGTCTGGCCGGAGAGAACAATCTACTGCCGGGCATCGGCCTGGACGAACTCGTCACAAATATCCCCGGCTTCCGGATCATCAACGCCTCGTTCTGCCATGCCCATCCCCAGGGAAGCCGATTCAACGGCCCGGATCGGGGAGCTTGGTACGCGGGCGTTGAATCCGACACGGCCCTGGCCGAAGTCATGTTCCACCGGGAGCAGCAATACCTGGAAATCGACTGGAGCGAGCCTGACGAAGTAGTCTATGACGACTGCCTGGCCAATTTCGACACGGCCTTCCATGACATCCGCAATTCCGAGGAGTTCAAGGAGTGTCTGAACCCGGACAGTTACGTGGCCTCTCAGTCCCTGGCCGCCGTACTCTTGGATACGGGTTCTGCCGGGATTGTCTATCCCAGCGTGCGTCTGCGGGGCGGGACCTGCCTCGTCTGTTTCCGGCCTGCCCTGGTGAACAATGTGCGCAAAGGGACACGGCGTACCATCAAGTGGGATGGAAAGAGACTTTTCGCCTGA
- a CDS encoding Abi family protein encodes MSCGKLVFTKPALSIPDQAALLQSRGLSIPDPARVQRYLSFIGYYRLAIYGQPYQVHGDPGHHFQPGVSFDDVLRLYIFDRELRLHVMDAVERIEVALRTVINNHMALKYGAMWYTEARLFDAKFDHADLMNRIRVETGAPGSGRNGDAFCIAYYKKYCAPSLPPCWMVGEVLSMGTWSRIFQGIKDRADRIAIADTIGIMSPTLISWLRAVSYTRNICAHHGLLWNRTFTIKPRLEGPLAGIPITHFYAQALVIKQLIGRLTTASRWKDRLKNLVDACPRPIIEMGFPAAWWTSPIWTKPH; translated from the coding sequence ATGAGCTGCGGAAAGCTTGTTTTCACGAAGCCGGCGCTGTCCATCCCGGACCAAGCCGCACTCCTGCAAAGCCGTGGGTTGAGCATCCCCGATCCGGCCCGGGTCCAGCGGTACCTTTCTTTCATCGGCTATTACCGGCTCGCCATCTACGGCCAGCCATACCAGGTGCATGGGGACCCTGGCCACCACTTTCAACCTGGCGTTAGCTTCGACGATGTCCTTAGGCTCTACATCTTCGATCGCGAGCTTCGGCTCCACGTCATGGACGCCGTGGAGCGCATCGAGGTTGCCCTCCGCACCGTGATCAACAACCACATGGCCCTCAAATATGGGGCCATGTGGTATACCGAGGCCAGGCTCTTCGACGCCAAGTTTGATCATGCGGATCTGATGAACCGGATCCGCGTCGAGACCGGAGCGCCAGGCTCCGGCCGCAACGGTGACGCCTTCTGCATCGCCTACTACAAAAAGTACTGTGCGCCGTCACTGCCGCCCTGCTGGATGGTCGGCGAGGTGCTGTCCATGGGCACCTGGTCCCGCATCTTCCAGGGCATCAAGGATCGCGCGGACAGAATCGCGATCGCGGACACCATCGGGATCATGAGCCCCACCCTGATCAGCTGGCTCCGGGCCGTGTCCTACACTCGCAACATCTGCGCACATCACGGCTTGCTCTGGAATCGGACTTTCACCATCAAGCCCCGCCTGGAAGGGCCGCTTGCCGGCATCCCTATCACCCATTTTTATGCCCAGGCCTTGGTCATCAAGCAGCTCATCGGGCGACTGACCACCGCGTCTCGTTGGAAGGACCGGCTTAAAAATCTGGTTGATGCCTGCCCCAGACCCATCATAGAGATGGGCTTCCCTGCCGCTTGGTGGACCAGCCCGATCTGGACAAAGCCCCACTGA